ctttgcgtatacggaagtatcgacctgagctctcacggccctcgcatctaacccctaaacagatatcatctgtggtatactcacctgtaagactgaatattgggatctggatacgggagtatattcaagtagtgggacacacggataagttcaagtaattaaaacattaatatcgtatctcggatcaattgaaatttgtgtgaaaatttaagtggacaaatatactgacaatctaggtgaattgtttaaaacttaaaatgaaatcgcagcttaacggtgttagtgacatgcctcattaactgatatgatcctcttacacaaactctcaaaaatattgtttgtaaatatttcatttctgtattttcttgattctacaagtggtgtcatttactttctttcagaaaatccaaaaagattttgtgtgtgttttagcataaactttgaaaaagtcaaaaagattttcgacaactgcttttggaaagctgattttcaaaattccaagtgttgaacatgatgacattgttgtgagggggagtgtgttttTGATtgttaaaatttgtttttaaatcaaaaattgGTTCATCAAAGAGGAAGTTTTTATGAGAGGGAGTCgatgttggtgcatatgtttaTATTCAAATTGTTAAATGTAAatcttactttgaggtagaggttTTGCAGGTTAAGTTGAGCCAGGTTAATTTAATCCTGAGATCTAAGCTGAacgagagccaggttacgatacctgaggattctgattgaagaaagccaggtTTCTGATTCCTGTAGACTCTGAAATCaaaagccaggttgatcgatcctgaagATTCTGTGAACAGAGAGAGAGCCAAGTTCCGATTCTGTGATCAAAGTTAAAGCCAGGCAACAATCTTGGActtgtgaaagccagacaacgatcctgaagcagatgttgctgaagaacaaagaaatgccagcaaatcgagagggggagtctgaagatattcaaGTAGATGTTGCTAaagggagtctgttgatgaagatagagagaaaagcccagagactgatcaagaccgaagaagtgaagacatgatattgtcaaagactcgatggacgactcgtcaacatctgagggggagtctgtaggtgcactacatctgtcgacttcgtcttggatcgagtcttagattgcattgaatagattagggcacgttttacgagaaaataagAGAATGTATGTATCTTggatgctgatttcgctcataaggcctTAGGtaggtgatttcgcttatgtggtcaagttgggatttcgctcataaggtcctatgtatgttggagcgaaatcacaacactatatataggtgtctctAGGGCGAAACCAGTAACAGTGttcttgtattccatgccgaagtgctgccggtgtgaagactgagtgtaaTTGCGTTCCAATCAATACAATCAgcagttaaagtgaagaatcagctgtttctagctttgtttcttgttattccgcacctgaaacagagtagagcttctctgaacgactcattcgggtcagatcgcgaTCCTACATCGGGGAGTGCAGGGTCCAAGGCCCCTGATTCAGGCGCGACTCCTTTCTCCATGcatgaggaagaagaagaagaagcttGTGGCGAGGAAGAGGTCTCGCAAAGAAGCAGCTGCCACAACTCCCCTTGCGCAGAAGGCTGCTGTTAGCAAGCGAATAGGGAAACTGGGGAGACTGCGGAGCCTGTATTAATTCTCccaaggttagtgtttaatttttttctatattttttgcCTTGGTAAATTCTTAACACGCTTTCTCTTTTCCAGAGGCGCTGATAAAGCCTGAAGTTGAAGCTAGGGGCCGGAACCCAAAAAGACCAAATTCACTATCATTCCTCCCAAGAATGTCTCTGAAAGGAAGACTGCTAAGAGTGAGAAGCCTGCGGGCAATGTTCCTGAAAAGGAAGTTCAGAAAGGAGTTGAGACAACTGCTGGGGTTGTTCCGGACAAAGCGCAGGGTCCGGAGGTCGTATGAATTACTGGGCTTGACCAGCCCCTTAAAAATAAAGGAGCTGAAGTTCGTACTGAAGGTTCAGCCGCGTAGCATGACGCCCCCACTCATACTGAACAAGTACAAACTACTACTGGGGGGGTCTACTGCTGATGTTCTGGCACAGTTGGCCCAGAAAAATGTTTCTGCCACCGGTGTAGATGCTGGCGATTCTGGCGCGGCTGGCCAGAAGGGCGATGCGAGAAGGATCCCTAGGCCACGGTCTCCCATTGGCGCGTAAGACAATTTGGGCGACATTTATTACAAAACATATACTCAAGAACGCGGCAATGAGGCGCACGTCCCTATTTGGACCCTGAAACAAAAAGATACATTTGAAGACTTTGGGGTGTGCAGGGATTGGCTTCTAGGAACGTTTCCTCTATGGGAGGTAAATCGTCGCAACAATTTTAAATTACTGTTTTAGCTTGTTAAAAGTTAGCTGTTTTCCATCCTCGCAACAATTTTAAATCGATTTTATCCGGTTAAAGGTAAGAGCTTATTAGCGATAAAAGCCACACTATTTGTTTATTTTAACAAAACCacattatttgtttattttaacatgttaaatatttcTGATTATAAAAGAAATTCTAATTACCCATTAATATGCTCTTTTCTTgtgtaaaaagaaaaagaaaacaaaagcatactaaatattttataaaatttaaaatcaaataaCTTAAATTTAGACCATGTATAGTCACTTTTAGGGGCATAGGATCCATGCAACATTCGCCATCAGCAAGAAACGTCTTCTTCAGCCGTGATTAGAACCACACCCCTCCCTTTACTGTCCATCGGTGCGGTGTACACCTATCTGCGTGCAGTTAACTTCCTCCAAACTTGTCACGTTTGCTGCCATTTTATGTCAATATTTAAGGTTGATATTGTAATGAACAATGTTGACCCGTAACATCTCCAATGACAATCCCCCTCTCCGTCAGAAACCTCAATTAAATCATGAGAACAAATGACAAATCAAAACAAATCACAAGACTATTTGTGTAACTTGAGAAATAAAACAAATCACAAGATTATTTGTGTACGAACTTCACATCTTGGTGCATAATAACCTCAAAGAAGTAAATGAGAGGCTCTTAGCTAAATGGATTCAGAGGTTTAAGGTTGAGAATCAAAGTTTATGGAGGAAGATATTAGTTGTGTGTCATTTTAATAATAGAAATTGGGGTTTCCTTCCTTTAAATGGAAATATTTCTAGGTGTTGGAAAATATTGTGCTTTTGGAATCTAAATTAAAACTTAATGGGAAAGGTTTAAATAGATATATTTTGGGTAAGGTTAAAAATAGGGGCGATATTCGTTTCTGGATTGATACATGGGTGGGCAATCAACCGTTTATGGTTAGATGGTCTCACCTCTTTGGTCTAGAGTCGTTTAAATCTTGCAAGGTGGCAGACATGATCAATTCGGAGCAGGAAAGTCTTGGGTTTAATTGGAATTGGTCTAGAGCGCCGAGGTCGGAAGTCGAGCTAAAAGAGTGGCAGGAATGTCAAGATATTCTGGAGTTGGTGGTCTTGTCCAGTGAGAAGGATACGTGGAACTGGTTGGGAGATGACACAGACAGTTTCTCGGTTAAATcgataaaaaaaatttaaaggaCGAGGACATGGGAGCATCTCAGTTGCCAATCTTTCAGTGGTGCAAATAGGTTCCTCTCAAATGCAACATCATGGCTTGGAGAGCGAACCTTGATAGATTAGCTATTAGGAAGAATTCGAGTAGAAGAAATGTTAATATCCCGACGGTTTTGTGCCCTATCTGTGAGGAGTTGGAAAAATTGGCGGATCATCTATTTACAGCCTGTATGTCATTGAATAGAATTTGGATGGGCCTTAGTGCGTGGTGTAACATCCCGCCTATTTTTGTTTTCGAGTTTAAAGATCTTATGGAAGTGCACAGTTTTTTTGCAATTAGGGAAGAAAGCTAAGAATATTATTCATGGTCTAATCATAATAACATGTTGGTGTATTTGGAAAGGAAGAAATGAGGTGGTTTTCCAAAACATCAAGCGCAGTCCACAAGACATGTTAGGAGAGGTTAAATCTAGAGGGTTCGGGTGGTTAAAAAATAGGAATTCCTATAATTCTATTAGATTGGAGGAATTGTGTAAATATCTCTTGTACATCTTGTAATTTGTGTGCATTTTGCCCGTTAGGTCGGAGAtgttttttatttagtcattTGCCCTTTTAAATCGAAGGTGTTTTTAGTGAagtttacttaaaaaaaaaaaaaaacttatttcaTACTCAAACTTCTTTTTCTTGCTCCTGTAGCTATAGCATACACACCTTCAAGCATTGATCATTTTACTCTACCATCATGTCACATGTTCTTGGTGTTTATGATAAAATGCATTAAAGAATAATCAATTAACATTTTTTAATCAAATCATGAAAGCATTCGCTGGATTCCTCCACCATCACCATTACTGCGGGCTTCATATTTCACAATCAATAAAGACAAAAGGGATAGGTTAATTATGCACCAAGATgttgttgaaaaataaaatatatatatatatatgagcaAGTGGGTTCAAGAATTAATGGCGACAAGTCAAACCTTTTGTCTCCGAGCCTCTTTCTCGAAAGCTTCTCTCCATACACGTAGATGCTTTGCTTCAACACACCATCTCTCACATGTGCTTTTTTTTATTCACTTTGAACACGTATCTAGTTTGGGTTTATGTTCACACCCTCCAACTGTTTGATTAAATGCCCCACTGAGTGAAACCTCACACTTTTGTGATTTTATCACTGGTTTTCCTTTTCTCTCTCTTCTTCTGGGAAAAGGGTCTCTGAGATTCCTATTTGTGTTCTCATTTGAGGATCAAAGATGGGTTCTTGTTTCAGCGTTGGATTAAAGATTGAAAGCTCACGTTTAGATGGTAAGCATCTGATTTTCCTTCAAATCTTATGATTTTGCAGCAAAAATAAAGATGTTTAGTTTTATGATGATCAAGATTTATATATGTAATATGATATATTTTGATGTATTTGAACAGGTAAGGTGACATCTGCTTCAGTACCACCAAGCCCCAGGAGTCAAACAGAGATTTTACAATCAGGAAATCTGAAGCCCTTTAGTTTTAATGTTCTTAAACTGGCCACCAGAAACTTCAGACCGGATAGTGTTCTGGGTGAAGGCGGGTTCGGGTCGGTTTTCAAAGGGTGGATCGATGAGCAATCTCTTGCAGCTGCCAAACCGGGTACCGGCACTGTTATTGCTGTAAAAAGATTGAACCAAGAAGGTCTGCAGGGTCACCAAGAATGGTTGGTAAGTTGGAAATCTTAATTTTTTTACAAAATGTTggatagtttttataaaagcatggattttttttttataaaagcttggattttttttttacaaaatgttGGATAGTTTTTATATAAGcttggattttattacaaaatcttggatagtttttataaaagcttggatttttttttacaaaatgttggatagtttttataaaagcatggattttttttataaaagcttggattttttttttacaaaatgttGGATAGTTTTTATATAAGcttggattttattacaaaatcTTGGATAGTTTTTATTAAAGcttggatttttttttacaaaatgttggatagtttttataaaagcatggattttttttttataaaagcttggattttttttttacaaaatgttGGATAGTTTTTATATAAGcttggattttttttttacaaaatgttggatagtttttataaaagcttggattttttttacaaaatcttggatagtttttttttttcataaaatcttgtaatttttttataaatgttggatatttttttttataaaagtttggATCTTTATGTAAGTGGTTTTGTTTTTATAACATTGTTGCAGGCTGAGATTAATTATTTAGGGCAGCTAAATCATCCAAATCTTGTGAAGTTGATTGGTTACTGCATAGAAGATGATCACAGAATGTTGGTGTATGAATTTATGCCTAGAGGCAGCTTGGAAAACCATTTGTTTAGAAGTGAGTTCTTGAGTTCTTGCCATTGTTAATTTGTTTAAAGAAATctattttttaacaaaatttaatattttGTTATTTGTAACAGGGAGTTCTTACTTTCAACCGCTTTCTTGGAACTTAAGAATAAAGGTTGCTCTTGGTGCTGCAAAGGGGCTTGCTTTCCTTCACAGCCCAGAAGCGAAAGTGATATATCGTGATTTTAAGTCTTCGAATATCTTGATTGATTCTGTATGTTTATGAAGATGGTGTCTTTTTATATTATCTTGTACTGCATTTAGTGTTTTTATATGATTTGTTACAATTTTTTATATTTCAGAATTACAATGCAAAACTTTCTGATTTCGGGTTGGCAAAGGATGGACCGGTGGATGGAAAGAGTCATGTGTCTACTAGGGTTATGGGCACATATGGTTATGCAGCTCCTGAATATATGGCCACAGGTAAGCCAAGTGGTTTCAGACTTTTTTTAGTATAGATATAACCTATGCCTTGTAAACGGACCCGATAAACACGAATGGGGGGGCGTGTTCGTGTTCGCTTGTTAAGAAAATGAACATGtgcgtcgggggggggggggggggaggggttgAGGGGGTGCCCGGGATACCCCTCAAATTTTTCGTTCATGTTCGTTTCTTTATTACATAAACGACCATGAATGAACTTCGGATCGAATGGTTCATTAAACGTTGGATCCGTTTACTGGCATAGCATAACCTCAAGGTCCTAAGTGTCTCATATGTCGATCAATAACCATGGGTCTAACCTTTTGTAAACGGGTCATGTTTCAAAAAGGTCACTTAACCGCAAGAAGTGACATATACAGTTTCGGGGTGGTCCTACTAGAAATCTTGACAGGGAGGCGGTGCATAGACAAGAACCGCCCAACCGGTGAGCAAATACTCGTCGAGTTTGTCAAACCCTACTTAACCAGCAAACGAAGGATTCTTTACATCATGGACCCACGGCTAGCCGGGCAGTACTCACCAAACGTTGCCATGAGAGCCGCTATGCTCGCCACCAAATGCCTCTTGAAGGAGCCCAAACACAGGCCCACTGCCGATGAGGTGGTCAAAGCGTTGGAGCAGCTTCAGGATTTGCAAAAAGCTGCTGATGGTTCAAGAAGAGAACCGGTTCGGAAACATGGGGAGGGAAAGCCCGTTTCTTATCCGAGACCTGCGGGTTTGGGGTCTAGTAGTGGTAAGAGTTGAGAAAGGATGAGGGATTATGTTGTAGAGTTTTGACATGTACATTGTGCTGTGAATGTGAAGGAGTAATTAGGGTTTATTGATTATGTGAAGTGTTGGAATCCCAATTGGAGGGGTTTTGTTATTGTTGGATCAGATTTATTTTGTGTTGGGTGGATCAGTTGCACTTACATGGAAATAGATGGGACTTTGTGTAATATAAGGTCAATTTTATATGTACTTTAATATCTTATATAATGAATAAAAAAGTTATAATATCAAATGAACATATTCAAAATGAAGTTGTATTtttatgttatattaagtataatAAAATGGGTCAAAAATTCCACTTCTGATATATGTTGATCCAATTCATAAACACACATATTCTGAATAATCAAATCACAAATAATAATGCTGTTgaaaacagattttttttttttttttttttttttttttttttgtgtgtgtgtgtaatatAAGCGAGCAGTTATGCACCAAATTCTCCCATATTGAAGTGATGGTGATACACAATCAATGATGGTGACTATATTGCAATATGTATAAGTCAATACGTAGTGGGGCAGTATGCCCCAAGATGGCGCTGGAAACGCCCCCAAACACCGAAACGAGGGGCGATATAAATGAAAAAATGGGGTGGGGGGCGAGTATTATAGCGGCGGTATTGGGGTTGGTTTTCAAACTTTAACCAATCAAATTTAAGCAaggttttttataattaattaataaagttgaaaattaataattaggtaatgatgggtaggggctttatgactacggactctagtgatataacgcctcataaagcccccgtgtgacgtggcacgacacatgtcgcataacgccccacaaaggGTTATGACTACGGATGACCTAAGGACGCCCATTAATGGATATTCAACCATCACACTAATTTATACCTAGGACTAAATTAATAATGTACAAGTCTAGACTAAGAACAAATTTTTATATATCTAACAAAGTAGATCATACCAATTGCATAGAACAGTTTTTATATATCTAACAACATTGATTGATTATACCAATTGCATTGTTCGAGCTAAAAGTCAACCCTTTGATTACCGATAAAGTTCGTTCATGTTCATTAAAAGATTCCTGCAAACTTGAGGTGTAATTGTTTGGTTTTCTTAGAAGAAAAGTTAATATCACCGTTCCACCAGGGCTGGTGCATTAGGGTTTGGTAAAACTAAGAAATGCTGCAATCGTTTCTCGGCTAAACAACATAGCCAATGATGATAAGGTCGCTTTCTCTACtcttttttgttaaaaaaataattattttaaaataTTGATAATCCAAATTCTAGAATCGCATAGCGATAACATGTGTTAAATCTTTTCAACATACAAATGAAAACATCAAGGGCGATCTCGGTTAACAAAGTGGTGGAGGAAATTAAGGCTATGAGTCTCCTTTGGATCAAAAGCAGGTCGAAGAACGCCTCTATTAATTCACAAAACTGGAGATCTTTCGACGTTTTTTTGTGAAGTCACTTGAAACATATGTTTGTAATTATCTCCCCCTTCTTTCTGTTTGTTCTTGCTGTGGTTGTGTATCTGTTTTAATTTGGTGGCTTGTATTATTGGTGATAGCTTCTTGCTATAACGAATAAACTTCTTTtgtcggccgttcaaaaaaaaaaaaaaaaaaaaaaaaacaaatgaaagCATCAAATTACAGATTCCAACACAGAATAGTAATCAAGCTTTCTCTTTGTTCTACTAAAGAGAACAAAAGTCATCCAATCCTTTTTTTTGTCACTTTCAAGTCATTGAAGTTTCAATATATGTCTCAATCTTGTCAGTTAATAGGTTCCGGATTACCTTGATGACATGTGAGatcatatgtgtgtgtgtatatatatatatttctagaGCTTAGGTGCCAATTACATGTCATTTTCAAGCAAAAGATTAACAAAAATAAATAGCTAAAATCAAAACCTCAACACTTTCAGCCGATTCAAGGTAACCTCAATCAAAACCCACAGCTGTTCTATAATACCTGGCGTCAAACCCCTAAACCCCTTACCTGATTTTGGTGAACGTTGTCGGTTATTCCCCAAATCCTCGACCCAATCGTAATCGATTTTGGCGAAATATAATCGATGTTACAGTCTTACAGAGCCTATTGTACCTCATATTATCTGCTTGAATGATCTCTACAGGCCTGCATAAACGTAAGATTCAAAAAACATGTGTAAACAGAAGTATTGTGAAGTGAGAACTGAAGTACAAAACTTGTGTTGTTGATCTTGTTGATAAATATAATcatgagggttttttttttaatcagaTTGAACGACGCAAGAATAGGGCGTTTGATGATCTATTTTTATGATTgggttttattatttaataaatatcaaattaatAAAGAATCCACGTCATAATTAGTATATTCCTCAAAAGCATTTGGAATAAAAGAAAACATGACCTAACACATCATTAAGGTAAGCTGTAAATTGTGCAAGATTAGAACAACAATTGAAACTTGAGTCACTTTAAAGAGACAAAATAAGATCAAGTGACTTTTATAGAACATATTATtagaaacttggttactattaaTATCAAGTTTATCAGGAAAAGATTTACCTCGAATTGTCTTTGTTTTATTAGTCGTATCAAAAAATGAAATAAGCTTTGAACCCCTGATGGTCCTACCCCTAAATTTAGTGGTTGATTTGACCCAGTGACCAATTGTTGCTAGATGATCCTCCCCAAACTCTATATCATCACCAACTCCATATCATCACAAAAATTCTTTTTGCCCATTTTTTTGGCTTGATTTAACTACCAACATTTCCAAGTGTGCCAAGACAATACTATATTTGAAGACACCAGAAGATGTTTTGGTATCAATGGTTAAAATCATGGACATGAAAGAGAACGCTAAAATGGTTGAATCACGAAAAAGTATTTTCTTTGCTGCTATTCCATTAGTCGGTGATGATATAAAGTTGGGGGAGGATGATTTAGCAGCAAAAGCCAGAGACAACAAAGGATCGCTGGTTCAAATCAGTCACTCAATATAGGGGTGGGATCACCAAGAGTTGAACTTTTTCCTCTTGAAGTTGAGTTTAAGATCCTAGCTTCTACTTTCACAAACGTTTGTTTATCTATGTATTTCACAATTTTGTGATGTTAACCTTCCAATGACATGTAAATAGTATTTAGGGCAAGTTTgggtaagctttttgaaacaacttattgacttattggctttttgaaaagtcataagctctaaaatgatgtttggcaaagagggtgtatgtgaggaggaaaagccaataagtcaataagtcacaaaatcctgacttttccaagaagccaataagtcaataagttgtttcaataagcttacccaaacatgcccttaataTGAACAACAATACTTATGACTGATTGTTTTTGTTGTGAATAGTAGTTGTCATGTATCTAGCATATGATTATACATGTTATTTTTGTTTCATTATTATTGGATAATAAATGTTCTCTATTTATGCAAAAAGATGATTTATATGATGGTCTTTTTGTATGACCCTTCAGATCCAATTAACATCCATGTATTATATAAACTAGTAAAATGGTTTACAAAAAATTCGAAGTTTAGTATttataaaatacaaaaacaaaatCCTCAACAAGCCGTTCTAGCTCAGTTGGTAGAGCGCGTGGCTTTTAACCACGTGGTCGTGGGTTCGAGTCCCACGGATAGCgatttttatagttttttgttTCCTTATAATTCTTTTTGGTTCTTAAAAGCAAATTTTGTTTTTATACCTAGCAACAACGAGCCAATGCAATGTTAAACTCTAGATTTTTTACTTCGGACACTTGTAATGATTCTACAAGACATACAATTGCTGGTCTTGTTGTGAGCATGTAATGTATCCCATAATCCAATTTCAACGTAACTCTATCGTTTTTTGTTAACGAATAGGTTGATAGAATAAGCAACAGTTTTTGGTCTAACAGATTGTTTAAAGAGTTGAGGAGATATACTATAGCAACTGGCAAGTATGAATTTTGGTCGTTGTGtcttttaatattatatatttaatgCATGCCATCGTATCCTTTATCTTGTTTTGTTCAACCCGCGTTCGGATCAATGATTACCTACCCCATGATAGTGCCTTCATGGTAAGGTGAGAACCCATTGTGAAGGTTTGGGGATCAAACCCTGGCACCACCCGATTTACCCTGCAAAACGTGATTTACCTCCATCGTGTTCGTCATGGGACTCGTCAATGGGGGACACCAAATGGTGGTGTACACCATTATTAGATGGTAGAGTGAGTTTTGTCAGGATTAACTTTGTTGCTAGCCTATGAAAAGGCACATTGTACATTATTTGACAGaactagaaatatatgaaatataGGATACATGTTCATAGGGTTattcatttgtgaacaacccccTTGATAATGAACTCTGTGAACTAATCatagcccttgattatcaatacacacgTGTAAATCAATGATCAGGATTTGATCAAGATTTGATGATGAatatacactagtgtatttcacgATTTGCTGATGTAAATCAATGGTTAGGATTTGTTCACTCCGTTCACAAATACACTATTGTTCACTCTAGATAGTTCATATATGTAAATACACACCCTAT
This genomic stretch from Helianthus annuus cultivar XRQ/B chromosome 8, HanXRQr2.0-SUNRISE, whole genome shotgun sequence harbors:
- the LOC110872590 gene encoding receptor-like cytoplasmic kinase 176, coding for MGSCFSVGLKIESSRLDGKVTSASVPPSPRSQTEILQSGNLKPFSFNVLKLATRNFRPDSVLGEGGFGSVFKGWIDEQSLAAAKPGTGTVIAVKRLNQEGLQGHQEWLAEINYLGQLNHPNLVKLIGYCIEDDHRMLVYEFMPRGSLENHLFRRSSYFQPLSWNLRIKVALGAAKGLAFLHSPEAKVIYRDFKSSNILIDSNYNAKLSDFGLAKDGPVDGKSHVSTRVMGTYGYAAPEYMATGHLTARSDIYSFGVVLLEILTGRRCIDKNRPTGEQILVEFVKPYLTSKRRILYIMDPRLAGQYSPNVAMRAAMLATKCLLKEPKHRPTADEVVKALEQLQDLQKAADGSRREPVRKHGEGKPVSYPRPAGLGSSSGKS